From the Panulirus ornatus isolate Po-2019 chromosome 46, ASM3632096v1, whole genome shotgun sequence genome, one window contains:
- the LOC139763065 gene encoding uncharacterized protein isoform X2, which produces MLVAWAVCGVWAWGVCLAQDPASQEDLDAPPSQDVPSVGPEETLVLSLQESGQPSSSSYARLLTSFPELGSFTVCYRLLLLRFREESTLMSYAVSDDKDNEIRMDHRQTGYKVVLRKMWAKTEVETPLRYWSHFCFTYHSDSGRWQIFVDGERQAKGEMPAGHQGLLQANGSYIIGQEQDTFGGGFQRDQSFSGEITHLNYWARVLDGHTIRQAAACRDLQEGDALRWSTQRWRLSGEVRWRVRPKEEVCDTSTRTITIFLDRFTLPAAINLCQVVGGELAVPREAEENTWLYNSSKIMADTCSAGQGSVYLWLGANDEDSEGRWVHWGSGQPLEWLGPWRGGAPNGDTVENCLVMLDGKYPSYWSDIACLETYSFCVACEFSRRSTLHMKGAAICHDSPFNSRYVLGEQRNGRPSLAGYFHSDIYWHPETNSWVLRSLKVEGATASWAPMKDTMYPFGTQQWELGTEVCGMKAGTKVPLTISVCSGGQFTCADGTCIDLSQRCDLRVDCRDQSDESSCSVVDVPPGYSITIPPPPPTRGEPLPVALNLNLIAFPSIITQDLTLVASFKLSLRWRDVRLNFLDLKDDLSLNLLSAKSVEAVWSPRVFFSNAKGNVFTNLDQGSRIECVREGPSRPGPPHHPVEVNIFSGYENSLEMSQLYTVTYTCDFDLVMFPFDFQVCSLWFTMVSASSSYLTLVPTNITYSGQTNLIEYTILRQRHNLDHSDVEREVMNQDVRARSSDTSCVTSHHNLSGRGRVRRGHAGRGLLRREGGRPLLQETSNSLPKTSYFKMVDVWLFFSVVIIFLMIILQTLVEFFSLGKVFHIRKRNNVIQMKPPPGAHTEEPGLSVSLGILLLGRILIPVIVVIFNSVYWGAAFMYFANLE; this is translated from the exons ATGCTGGTGGCGTGGGCGGTGTGTGGCGTGTGGGCGTGGGGAGTCTGTCTGGCCCAAGACCCCGCCAGCCAGGAGGACCTGG ACGCGCCACCGTCGCAGGACGTCCCATCCGTGGGTCCCGAGGAGACCCTGGTCCTCTCCCTGCAGGAGTCGGGGCAGCCGTCCTCCAGCAGCTACGCCAGGCTCCTGACATCCTTCCCGGAGCTCGGCTCCTTCACCGTCTGCTACAGGCTGCTCCTCCTCAGGTTCCGGGAGGAGTCCACGCTCATGTCCTACGCCGTGTCCGACGACAAGGATAACGAGATCAGGATGG ACCACCGTCAGACGGGGTACAAGGTGGTCCTGCGGAAGATGTGGGCCAAGACGGAGGTGGAGACGCCCCTGCGGTACTGGTCCCACTTCTGCTTCACCTACCACAGCGACTCTGGTCGCTGGCAGATCTTCGTGGACGGGGAGAGGCAAGCCAAGGGCGAGATGCCTGCAGGCCACCAGGGGCTGCTCCAGGCCAACGGCAGCTACATCATAG GCCAGGAGCAGGACACATTTGGAGGAGGCTTCCAGCGAGACCAGAGCTTCAGCGGCGAGATCACCCACCTCAACTACTGGGCCAGGGTCCTAGACGGACACACCATCCGCCAG gcggCGGCCTGCCGGGATTTGCAGGAGGGAGACGCCCTCAGGTGGTCGACCCAGCGGTGGAGGCTGTCCGGGGAGGTCAGGTGGAGGGTCCGGCCCAAGGAGGAAGTGTGCGACACCTCCACGCggaccatcaccatcttcctggACCGCTTCACCCTCCCTGCTGCCATAAACCTGTGTCAG GTTGTGGGTGGGGAGCTGGCGGTGCCGCGGGAGGCCGAGGAAAATACCTGGTTATACAACAGCTCTAAGATCATGGCGGACACCTGTTCGGCGGGGCAGGGCAGTGTCTACCTGTGGCTCGGGGCTAACGATGAGGACAGCGAAGGCCGCTGGGTGCACTGGGGCTCGGGGCAGCCCCTGGAGTGGCTGGGGCCCTGGAGGGGCGGGGCACCCAACGGGGACACCGTGGAGAACTGCCTAGTCATGTTGGACGGGAAGTACCCGAGCTACTGGTCGGACATCGCCTGCCTGGAGACATACTCCTTCTGCGTCGCCTGCGAGTTTTCCCGCCGTTCCACGCTGCACATGAAGGGCGCCGCCATCTGCCACGACTCGCCCTTCAACAGCCGGTACGTCCTGGGCGAGCAGAGGAACGGCCGCCCAAGCCTAGCTGGATACTTCCACTCCGATATCTACTGGCATCCCGAAACCAACTCCTGGGTCCTTCGCAGTCTTAAG GTGGAGGGCGCCACAGCCAGCTGGGCACCCATGAAGGACACGATGTACCCCTTCGGGACACAGCAGTGGGAGCTGGGCACCGAGGTGTGCGGGATGAAGGCTGGCACCAAGGTGCCCCTGACTATCTCCGTCTGCAGCGGTGGCCAGTTCACCTGCGCCGACGGCACCTGCATCGACCTGAGCCAGCGGTGCGACTTGCGAGTGGACTGCCGCGACCAGAGCGACGAGTCCAGCTGCTCTGTGGTAGACGTGCCCCCTGGGtacagcatcaccatccctccaccgCCGCCCACCAGGGGAGAACCTCTGCCCGTAGCGCTGAACCTCAACCTGATCGCCTTCCCGTCCATCATCACGCAGGACCTCACCCTCGTGGCTAGTTTCAAGCTCTCCCTTCGCTGGCGCGACGTTCGACTCAACTTCCTCGACTTGAAGGACGACCTGAGCCTCAACCTCCTGTCGGCGAAGTCCGTCGAGGCCGTCTGGAGCCCGAGGGTGTTCTTCAGCAACGCCAAAGGGAACGTCTTCACCAACCTGGACCAAGGCTCTCGCATCGAGTGCGTGCGCGAGGGTCCGTCCAGACCAGGGCCGCCACATCATCCTGTAGAAG TGAACATCTTCTCCGGGTACGAGAACAGCCTAGAGATGAGTCAGCTCTACACCGTCACCTACACCTGTGATTTCGACCTCGTCATGTTCCCCTTCGATTTCCAG GTGTGTTCGCTGTGGTTCACTATGGTGTCGGCCTCCTCGTCCTACCTCACCCTGGTCCCCACCAACATCACCTACTCAGGCCAGACCAACCTCATCGAGTACACCATCC TCCGGCAACGTCACAACCTTGACCATAGTGACGTTGAGCGGGAGGTTATGAACCAAGACGTGCGCGCGCGCTCGTCGGACACATCATGTGTgacatcacaccacaacctctccgGCAGGGGACGTGTCCGCAGAGGCCATGCAGGACGGGGACTTCTCCGCCGTGAAGGTGGCCGTCCGCTTCTCCAGGAG acGTCTAACTCGCTGCCCAAGACGTCCTACTTCAAGATGGTGGACGTGTGGCTCTTCTTCTCGgttgtcatcatcttcctcatgatCATCCTGCAGACGCTGGTCGAGTTCTTCTCCCTGGGCAAGGTCTTCCACATCCGCAAGAGGAACAACGTCATACAG ATGAAGCCACCGCCGGGGGCTCACACGGAGGAGCCCGGGCTCAGTGTCAGCTTAGGGATCCTGCTGCTGGGACGCATCCTCATCCCCGTCATTGTCGTCATCTTCAACTCCGTCTACTGGGGAGCGGCGTTCAT GTATTTCGCCAACCTGGAGTAG
- the LOC139763065 gene encoding uncharacterized protein isoform X1: MLVAWAVCGVWAWGVCLAQDPASQEDLDAPPSQDVPSVGPEETLVLSLQESGQPSSSSYARLLTSFPELGSFTVCYRLLLLRFREESTLMSYAVSDDKDNEIRMDHRQTGYKVVLRKMWAKTEVETPLRYWSHFCFTYHSDSGRWQIFVDGERQAKGEMPAGHQGLLQANGSYIIGQEQDTFGGGFQRDQSFSGEITHLNYWARVLDGHTIRQAAACRDLQEGDALRWSTQRWRLSGEVRWRVRPKEEVCDTSTRTITIFLDRFTLPAAINLCQVVGGELAVPREAEENTWLYNSSKIMADTCSAGQGSVYLWLGANDEDSEGRWVHWGSGQPLEWLGPWRGGAPNGDTVENCLVMLDGKYPSYWSDIACLETYSFCVACEFSRRSTLHMKGAAICHDSPFNSRYVLGEQRNGRPSLAGYFHSDIYWHPETNSWVLRSLKVEGATASWAPMKDTMYPFGTQQWELGTEVCGMKAGTKVPLTISVCSGGQFTCADGTCIDLSQRCDLRVDCRDQSDESSCSVVDVPPGYSITIPPPPPTRGEPLPVALNLNLIAFPSIITQDLTLVASFKLSLRWRDVRLNFLDLKDDLSLNLLSAKSVEAVWSPRVFFSNAKGNVFTNLDQGSRIECVREGPSRPGPPHHPVEVNIFSGYENSLEMSQLYTVTYTCDFDLVMFPFDFQVCSLWFTMVSASSSYLTLVPTNITYSGQTNLIEYTIRDVSAEAMQDGDFSAVKVAVRFSRRYEFYVLTLYIPTTLLILTAYTTFYFNPAIFQPRIIVALTALLVLSSLFTQTSNSLPKTSYFKMVDVWLFFSVVIIFLMIILQTLVEFFSLGKVFHIRKRNNVIQMKPPPGAHTEEPGLSVSLGILLLGRILIPVIVVIFNSVYWGAAFMYFANLE, translated from the exons ATGCTGGTGGCGTGGGCGGTGTGTGGCGTGTGGGCGTGGGGAGTCTGTCTGGCCCAAGACCCCGCCAGCCAGGAGGACCTGG ACGCGCCACCGTCGCAGGACGTCCCATCCGTGGGTCCCGAGGAGACCCTGGTCCTCTCCCTGCAGGAGTCGGGGCAGCCGTCCTCCAGCAGCTACGCCAGGCTCCTGACATCCTTCCCGGAGCTCGGCTCCTTCACCGTCTGCTACAGGCTGCTCCTCCTCAGGTTCCGGGAGGAGTCCACGCTCATGTCCTACGCCGTGTCCGACGACAAGGATAACGAGATCAGGATGG ACCACCGTCAGACGGGGTACAAGGTGGTCCTGCGGAAGATGTGGGCCAAGACGGAGGTGGAGACGCCCCTGCGGTACTGGTCCCACTTCTGCTTCACCTACCACAGCGACTCTGGTCGCTGGCAGATCTTCGTGGACGGGGAGAGGCAAGCCAAGGGCGAGATGCCTGCAGGCCACCAGGGGCTGCTCCAGGCCAACGGCAGCTACATCATAG GCCAGGAGCAGGACACATTTGGAGGAGGCTTCCAGCGAGACCAGAGCTTCAGCGGCGAGATCACCCACCTCAACTACTGGGCCAGGGTCCTAGACGGACACACCATCCGCCAG gcggCGGCCTGCCGGGATTTGCAGGAGGGAGACGCCCTCAGGTGGTCGACCCAGCGGTGGAGGCTGTCCGGGGAGGTCAGGTGGAGGGTCCGGCCCAAGGAGGAAGTGTGCGACACCTCCACGCggaccatcaccatcttcctggACCGCTTCACCCTCCCTGCTGCCATAAACCTGTGTCAG GTTGTGGGTGGGGAGCTGGCGGTGCCGCGGGAGGCCGAGGAAAATACCTGGTTATACAACAGCTCTAAGATCATGGCGGACACCTGTTCGGCGGGGCAGGGCAGTGTCTACCTGTGGCTCGGGGCTAACGATGAGGACAGCGAAGGCCGCTGGGTGCACTGGGGCTCGGGGCAGCCCCTGGAGTGGCTGGGGCCCTGGAGGGGCGGGGCACCCAACGGGGACACCGTGGAGAACTGCCTAGTCATGTTGGACGGGAAGTACCCGAGCTACTGGTCGGACATCGCCTGCCTGGAGACATACTCCTTCTGCGTCGCCTGCGAGTTTTCCCGCCGTTCCACGCTGCACATGAAGGGCGCCGCCATCTGCCACGACTCGCCCTTCAACAGCCGGTACGTCCTGGGCGAGCAGAGGAACGGCCGCCCAAGCCTAGCTGGATACTTCCACTCCGATATCTACTGGCATCCCGAAACCAACTCCTGGGTCCTTCGCAGTCTTAAG GTGGAGGGCGCCACAGCCAGCTGGGCACCCATGAAGGACACGATGTACCCCTTCGGGACACAGCAGTGGGAGCTGGGCACCGAGGTGTGCGGGATGAAGGCTGGCACCAAGGTGCCCCTGACTATCTCCGTCTGCAGCGGTGGCCAGTTCACCTGCGCCGACGGCACCTGCATCGACCTGAGCCAGCGGTGCGACTTGCGAGTGGACTGCCGCGACCAGAGCGACGAGTCCAGCTGCTCTGTGGTAGACGTGCCCCCTGGGtacagcatcaccatccctccaccgCCGCCCACCAGGGGAGAACCTCTGCCCGTAGCGCTGAACCTCAACCTGATCGCCTTCCCGTCCATCATCACGCAGGACCTCACCCTCGTGGCTAGTTTCAAGCTCTCCCTTCGCTGGCGCGACGTTCGACTCAACTTCCTCGACTTGAAGGACGACCTGAGCCTCAACCTCCTGTCGGCGAAGTCCGTCGAGGCCGTCTGGAGCCCGAGGGTGTTCTTCAGCAACGCCAAAGGGAACGTCTTCACCAACCTGGACCAAGGCTCTCGCATCGAGTGCGTGCGCGAGGGTCCGTCCAGACCAGGGCCGCCACATCATCCTGTAGAAG TGAACATCTTCTCCGGGTACGAGAACAGCCTAGAGATGAGTCAGCTCTACACCGTCACCTACACCTGTGATTTCGACCTCGTCATGTTCCCCTTCGATTTCCAG GTGTGTTCGCTGTGGTTCACTATGGTGTCGGCCTCCTCGTCCTACCTCACCCTGGTCCCCACCAACATCACCTACTCAGGCCAGACCAACCTCATCGAGTACACCATCC GGGACGTGTCCGCAGAGGCCATGCAGGACGGGGACTTCTCCGCCGTGAAGGTGGCCGTCCGCTTCTCCAGGAGGTACGAGTTCTACGTCCTGACCCTCTACATCCCGACCACCCTCCTCATCCTCACCGCCTACACCACCTTCTACTTCAACCCCGCCATCTTCCAGCCTCGCATCATCGTCGCCCTTACCGCCCTCCTCGTACTGTCATCCCTCTTCACACAG acGTCTAACTCGCTGCCCAAGACGTCCTACTTCAAGATGGTGGACGTGTGGCTCTTCTTCTCGgttgtcatcatcttcctcatgatCATCCTGCAGACGCTGGTCGAGTTCTTCTCCCTGGGCAAGGTCTTCCACATCCGCAAGAGGAACAACGTCATACAG ATGAAGCCACCGCCGGGGGCTCACACGGAGGAGCCCGGGCTCAGTGTCAGCTTAGGGATCCTGCTGCTGGGACGCATCCTCATCCCCGTCATTGTCGTCATCTTCAACTCCGTCTACTGGGGAGCGGCGTTCAT GTATTTCGCCAACCTGGAGTAG
- the LOC139763065 gene encoding uncharacterized protein isoform X3 yields the protein MLVAWAVCGVWAWGVCLAQDPASQEDLDAPPSQDVPSVGPEETLVLSLQESGQPSSSSYARLLTSFPELGSFTVCYRLLLLRFREESTLMSYAVSDDKDNEIRMDHRQTGYKVVLRKMWAKTEVETPLRYWSHFCFTYHSDSGRWQIFVDGERQAKGEMPAGHQGLLQANGSYIIGQEQDTFGGGFQRDQSFSGEITHLNYWARVLDGHTIRQAAACRDLQEGDALRWSTQRWRLSGEVRWRVRPKEEVCDTSTRTITIFLDRFTLPAAINLCQVVGGELAVPREAEENTWLYNSSKIMADTCSAGQGSVYLWLGANDEDSEGRWVHWGSGQPLEWLGPWRGGAPNGDTVENCLVMLDGKYPSYWSDIACLETYSFCVACEFSRRSTLHMKGAAICHDSPFNSRYVLGEQRNGRPSLAGYFHSDIYWHPETNSWVLRSLKVEGATASWAPMKDTMYPFGTQQWELGTEVCGMKAGTKVPLTISVCSGGQFTCADGTCIDLSQRCDLRVDCRDQSDESSCSVVDVPPGYSITIPPPPPTRGEPLPVALNLNLIAFPSIITQDLTLVASFKLSLRWRDVRLNFLDLKDDLSLNLLSAKSVEAVWSPRVFFSNAKGNVFTNLDQGSRIECVREGPSRPGPPHHPVEVNIFSGYENSLEMSQLYTVTYTCDFDLVMFPFDFQVCSLWFTMVSASSSYLTLVPTNITYSGQTNLIEYTILRQRHNLDHSDVEREVMNQDVRARSSDTSCVTSHHNLSGRGRVRRGHAGRGLLRREGGRPLLQEVRVLRPDPLHPDHPPHPHRLHHLLLQPRHLPASHHRRPYRPPRTVIPLHTDV from the exons ATGCTGGTGGCGTGGGCGGTGTGTGGCGTGTGGGCGTGGGGAGTCTGTCTGGCCCAAGACCCCGCCAGCCAGGAGGACCTGG ACGCGCCACCGTCGCAGGACGTCCCATCCGTGGGTCCCGAGGAGACCCTGGTCCTCTCCCTGCAGGAGTCGGGGCAGCCGTCCTCCAGCAGCTACGCCAGGCTCCTGACATCCTTCCCGGAGCTCGGCTCCTTCACCGTCTGCTACAGGCTGCTCCTCCTCAGGTTCCGGGAGGAGTCCACGCTCATGTCCTACGCCGTGTCCGACGACAAGGATAACGAGATCAGGATGG ACCACCGTCAGACGGGGTACAAGGTGGTCCTGCGGAAGATGTGGGCCAAGACGGAGGTGGAGACGCCCCTGCGGTACTGGTCCCACTTCTGCTTCACCTACCACAGCGACTCTGGTCGCTGGCAGATCTTCGTGGACGGGGAGAGGCAAGCCAAGGGCGAGATGCCTGCAGGCCACCAGGGGCTGCTCCAGGCCAACGGCAGCTACATCATAG GCCAGGAGCAGGACACATTTGGAGGAGGCTTCCAGCGAGACCAGAGCTTCAGCGGCGAGATCACCCACCTCAACTACTGGGCCAGGGTCCTAGACGGACACACCATCCGCCAG gcggCGGCCTGCCGGGATTTGCAGGAGGGAGACGCCCTCAGGTGGTCGACCCAGCGGTGGAGGCTGTCCGGGGAGGTCAGGTGGAGGGTCCGGCCCAAGGAGGAAGTGTGCGACACCTCCACGCggaccatcaccatcttcctggACCGCTTCACCCTCCCTGCTGCCATAAACCTGTGTCAG GTTGTGGGTGGGGAGCTGGCGGTGCCGCGGGAGGCCGAGGAAAATACCTGGTTATACAACAGCTCTAAGATCATGGCGGACACCTGTTCGGCGGGGCAGGGCAGTGTCTACCTGTGGCTCGGGGCTAACGATGAGGACAGCGAAGGCCGCTGGGTGCACTGGGGCTCGGGGCAGCCCCTGGAGTGGCTGGGGCCCTGGAGGGGCGGGGCACCCAACGGGGACACCGTGGAGAACTGCCTAGTCATGTTGGACGGGAAGTACCCGAGCTACTGGTCGGACATCGCCTGCCTGGAGACATACTCCTTCTGCGTCGCCTGCGAGTTTTCCCGCCGTTCCACGCTGCACATGAAGGGCGCCGCCATCTGCCACGACTCGCCCTTCAACAGCCGGTACGTCCTGGGCGAGCAGAGGAACGGCCGCCCAAGCCTAGCTGGATACTTCCACTCCGATATCTACTGGCATCCCGAAACCAACTCCTGGGTCCTTCGCAGTCTTAAG GTGGAGGGCGCCACAGCCAGCTGGGCACCCATGAAGGACACGATGTACCCCTTCGGGACACAGCAGTGGGAGCTGGGCACCGAGGTGTGCGGGATGAAGGCTGGCACCAAGGTGCCCCTGACTATCTCCGTCTGCAGCGGTGGCCAGTTCACCTGCGCCGACGGCACCTGCATCGACCTGAGCCAGCGGTGCGACTTGCGAGTGGACTGCCGCGACCAGAGCGACGAGTCCAGCTGCTCTGTGGTAGACGTGCCCCCTGGGtacagcatcaccatccctccaccgCCGCCCACCAGGGGAGAACCTCTGCCCGTAGCGCTGAACCTCAACCTGATCGCCTTCCCGTCCATCATCACGCAGGACCTCACCCTCGTGGCTAGTTTCAAGCTCTCCCTTCGCTGGCGCGACGTTCGACTCAACTTCCTCGACTTGAAGGACGACCTGAGCCTCAACCTCCTGTCGGCGAAGTCCGTCGAGGCCGTCTGGAGCCCGAGGGTGTTCTTCAGCAACGCCAAAGGGAACGTCTTCACCAACCTGGACCAAGGCTCTCGCATCGAGTGCGTGCGCGAGGGTCCGTCCAGACCAGGGCCGCCACATCATCCTGTAGAAG TGAACATCTTCTCCGGGTACGAGAACAGCCTAGAGATGAGTCAGCTCTACACCGTCACCTACACCTGTGATTTCGACCTCGTCATGTTCCCCTTCGATTTCCAG GTGTGTTCGCTGTGGTTCACTATGGTGTCGGCCTCCTCGTCCTACCTCACCCTGGTCCCCACCAACATCACCTACTCAGGCCAGACCAACCTCATCGAGTACACCATCC TCCGGCAACGTCACAACCTTGACCATAGTGACGTTGAGCGGGAGGTTATGAACCAAGACGTGCGCGCGCGCTCGTCGGACACATCATGTGTgacatcacaccacaacctctccgGCAGGGGACGTGTCCGCAGAGGCCATGCAGGACGGGGACTTCTCCGCCGTGAAGGTGGCCGTCCGCTTCTCCAGGAGGTACGAGTTCTACGTCCTGACCCTCTACATCCCGACCACCCTCCTCATCCTCACCGCCTACACCACCTTCTACTTCAACCCCGCCATCTTCCAGCCTCGCATCATCGTCGCCCTTACCGCCCTCCTCGTACTGTCATCCCTCTTCACACAG acGTCTAA
- the LOC139763065 gene encoding uncharacterized protein isoform X4 — protein sequence MLVAWAVCGVWAWGVCLAQDPASQEDLDAPPSQDVPSVGPEETLVLSLQESGQPSSSSYARLLTSFPELGSFTVCYRLLLLRFREESTLMSYAVSDDKDNEIRMDHRQTGYKVVLRKMWAKTEVETPLRYWSHFCFTYHSDSGRWQIFVDGERQAKGEMPAGHQGLLQANGSYIIGQEQDTFGGGFQRDQSFSGEITHLNYWARVLDGHTIRQAAACRDLQEGDALRWSTQRWRLSGEVRWRVRPKEEVCDTSTRTITIFLDRFTLPAAINLCQVVGGELAVPREAEENTWLYNSSKIMADTCSAGQGSVYLWLGANDEDSEGRWVHWGSGQPLEWLGPWRGGAPNGDTVENCLVMLDGKYPSYWSDIACLETYSFCVACEFSRRSTLHMKGAAICHDSPFNSRYVLGEQRNGRPSLAGYFHSDIYWHPETNSWVLRSLKVEGATASWAPMKDTMYPFGTQQWELGTEVCGMKAGTKVPLTISVCSGGQFTCADGTCIDLSQRCDLRVDCRDQSDESSCSVVDVPPGYSITIPPPPPTRGEPLPVALNLNLIAFPSIITQDLTLVASFKLSLRWRDVRLNFLDLKDDLSLNLLSAKSVEAVWSPRVFFSNAKGNVFTNLDQGSRIECVREGPSRPGPPHHPVEVNIFSGYENSLEMSQLYTVTYTCDFDLVMFPFDFQTSNSLPKTSYFKMVDVWLFFSVVIIFLMIILQTLVEFFSLGKVFHIRKRNNVIQMKPPPGAHTEEPGLSVSLGILLLGRILIPVIVVIFNSVYWGAAFMYFANLE from the exons ATGCTGGTGGCGTGGGCGGTGTGTGGCGTGTGGGCGTGGGGAGTCTGTCTGGCCCAAGACCCCGCCAGCCAGGAGGACCTGG ACGCGCCACCGTCGCAGGACGTCCCATCCGTGGGTCCCGAGGAGACCCTGGTCCTCTCCCTGCAGGAGTCGGGGCAGCCGTCCTCCAGCAGCTACGCCAGGCTCCTGACATCCTTCCCGGAGCTCGGCTCCTTCACCGTCTGCTACAGGCTGCTCCTCCTCAGGTTCCGGGAGGAGTCCACGCTCATGTCCTACGCCGTGTCCGACGACAAGGATAACGAGATCAGGATGG ACCACCGTCAGACGGGGTACAAGGTGGTCCTGCGGAAGATGTGGGCCAAGACGGAGGTGGAGACGCCCCTGCGGTACTGGTCCCACTTCTGCTTCACCTACCACAGCGACTCTGGTCGCTGGCAGATCTTCGTGGACGGGGAGAGGCAAGCCAAGGGCGAGATGCCTGCAGGCCACCAGGGGCTGCTCCAGGCCAACGGCAGCTACATCATAG GCCAGGAGCAGGACACATTTGGAGGAGGCTTCCAGCGAGACCAGAGCTTCAGCGGCGAGATCACCCACCTCAACTACTGGGCCAGGGTCCTAGACGGACACACCATCCGCCAG gcggCGGCCTGCCGGGATTTGCAGGAGGGAGACGCCCTCAGGTGGTCGACCCAGCGGTGGAGGCTGTCCGGGGAGGTCAGGTGGAGGGTCCGGCCCAAGGAGGAAGTGTGCGACACCTCCACGCggaccatcaccatcttcctggACCGCTTCACCCTCCCTGCTGCCATAAACCTGTGTCAG GTTGTGGGTGGGGAGCTGGCGGTGCCGCGGGAGGCCGAGGAAAATACCTGGTTATACAACAGCTCTAAGATCATGGCGGACACCTGTTCGGCGGGGCAGGGCAGTGTCTACCTGTGGCTCGGGGCTAACGATGAGGACAGCGAAGGCCGCTGGGTGCACTGGGGCTCGGGGCAGCCCCTGGAGTGGCTGGGGCCCTGGAGGGGCGGGGCACCCAACGGGGACACCGTGGAGAACTGCCTAGTCATGTTGGACGGGAAGTACCCGAGCTACTGGTCGGACATCGCCTGCCTGGAGACATACTCCTTCTGCGTCGCCTGCGAGTTTTCCCGCCGTTCCACGCTGCACATGAAGGGCGCCGCCATCTGCCACGACTCGCCCTTCAACAGCCGGTACGTCCTGGGCGAGCAGAGGAACGGCCGCCCAAGCCTAGCTGGATACTTCCACTCCGATATCTACTGGCATCCCGAAACCAACTCCTGGGTCCTTCGCAGTCTTAAG GTGGAGGGCGCCACAGCCAGCTGGGCACCCATGAAGGACACGATGTACCCCTTCGGGACACAGCAGTGGGAGCTGGGCACCGAGGTGTGCGGGATGAAGGCTGGCACCAAGGTGCCCCTGACTATCTCCGTCTGCAGCGGTGGCCAGTTCACCTGCGCCGACGGCACCTGCATCGACCTGAGCCAGCGGTGCGACTTGCGAGTGGACTGCCGCGACCAGAGCGACGAGTCCAGCTGCTCTGTGGTAGACGTGCCCCCTGGGtacagcatcaccatccctccaccgCCGCCCACCAGGGGAGAACCTCTGCCCGTAGCGCTGAACCTCAACCTGATCGCCTTCCCGTCCATCATCACGCAGGACCTCACCCTCGTGGCTAGTTTCAAGCTCTCCCTTCGCTGGCGCGACGTTCGACTCAACTTCCTCGACTTGAAGGACGACCTGAGCCTCAACCTCCTGTCGGCGAAGTCCGTCGAGGCCGTCTGGAGCCCGAGGGTGTTCTTCAGCAACGCCAAAGGGAACGTCTTCACCAACCTGGACCAAGGCTCTCGCATCGAGTGCGTGCGCGAGGGTCCGTCCAGACCAGGGCCGCCACATCATCCTGTAGAAG TGAACATCTTCTCCGGGTACGAGAACAGCCTAGAGATGAGTCAGCTCTACACCGTCACCTACACCTGTGATTTCGACCTCGTCATGTTCCCCTTCGATTTCCAG acGTCTAACTCGCTGCCCAAGACGTCCTACTTCAAGATGGTGGACGTGTGGCTCTTCTTCTCGgttgtcatcatcttcctcatgatCATCCTGCAGACGCTGGTCGAGTTCTTCTCCCTGGGCAAGGTCTTCCACATCCGCAAGAGGAACAACGTCATACAG ATGAAGCCACCGCCGGGGGCTCACACGGAGGAGCCCGGGCTCAGTGTCAGCTTAGGGATCCTGCTGCTGGGACGCATCCTCATCCCCGTCATTGTCGTCATCTTCAACTCCGTCTACTGGGGAGCGGCGTTCAT GTATTTCGCCAACCTGGAGTAG